A single genomic interval of Lathyrus oleraceus cultivar Zhongwan6 chromosome 7, CAAS_Psat_ZW6_1.0, whole genome shotgun sequence harbors:
- the LOC127103475 gene encoding uncharacterized protein LOC127103475 — translation MVNRDQDADEVIHRVMRENMMENDLTTMIERIMAQNGLNTGLRRPNYSSPLSEYVLQTELPRGCKIPKFTKFSGDTSESTIEHIARYMTEAGDLANSENLRMKYFPSSLTKNAFTWFITLPPNSIYTWPHLERLFHELFYMGQTKISLKELASIKRKFTEPIDDYLNRFRLLKSRCFTIVPEHELVEMAVGGLDYSIRKKLDTQYLRDMAQLADRVRQVERLKAEKARANKNYKKERVAFVEFEDEEAEISNDPYGPEEFKVDLAELKEAPPYACKLLTPSNGRNPVETEKNDRFPKKNYTFDVTKCDEIFDLLVRDGQMIMPLNTKIPLLEQWKKRGFYKYHNFLGHKTSQCFLFRDLIQNAIKDGRLKFADKGKNQMKVDVDPLNIADTNYVEPV, via the coding sequence ATGGTTAATAGAGACCAGGATGCAGACGAAGTAATTCATAGGGTTATGCGAGAAAACATGATGGAAAATGACTTAACTACTATGATAGAGAGAATCATGGCCCAGAATGGTCTGAATACAGGACTTCGACGGCCAAATTATTCCTCTCCTTTATCAGAATATGTCCTACAAACTGAATTACCAAGGGGTTGTAAAatccctaagttcaccaaattctcaggggacactagtgaaTCCACTATAGAACACATAGCCAGATACATGACTGAGGCAGGGGATTTGGCGAACAGTGAGAACCTAAGAATGAAATATTTTCCCAGTTCTTTAACGAAGAATGCCTTCACGTGGTTTATAACTTTGCCACCAAATTCCATATATACTTGGCCCCATTTGGAAAGATTGTTTCATGAACTATTCTACATGGGCCAAACTAAGATAAGTCTTAAGGAATTAGCCAGTATCAAAAGAAAATTCACTGAACCTATAGATGATTATCTGAATAGGTTCCGTTTGTTGAAATCTAGATGCTTCACAATAGTGCCTGAACATGAATTGGTCGAAATGGCCGTTGGAGGTTTAGACTATTCCATTAGGAAAAAGTTAGATACCCAGTATCTAAGAGATATGGCCCAATTAGCAGACAGGGTTCGACAAGTCGAACGTTTAAAAGCTGAAAAGGCCAGAGCGAATAAAAATTATAAGAAAGAAAGGGTTGCTTTTGTCGAATTCGAAGATGAGGAGGCTGAAATCTCTAATGACCCTTATGGTCCCGAGGAATTCAAAGTAGATTTGGCTGAATTAAAAGAAGCGCCACCTTATGCTTGTAAATTACTTACACCTTCGAATGGCAGGAACCCTGTCGAAACTGAAAAGAATGATAGATTTCCTAAAAAGAATTACACATTTGATGTtaccaaatgtgacgaaatcttcgatTTATTAGTAAGAGATGGCCAAATGATAATGCCTCTTAATACCAAAATTCCTCTGTTAGAACAATGGAAGAAAAGAGGCTTCTATAAATATCACAATTTTTTAGGCCATAAAACCTCACAAtgctttcttttcagggatcttattCAGAATGCAATTAAGGATGGCCGCCTCAAGTTCGCTGACAAGGGAAAAAACCAGATGAAGGTTGATGTTGATCCCCTCAACATTGCTGACACAAATTATGTTGAACCTGTCTAA